The Balneolaceae bacterium genomic sequence CCAGTTCAAACGTTCCCTCCCCGGCAAATCGAAGCGAGCGCACACGTGGCGCCTCCGTGTCGGGCGCCACGGTATTGGACAGGCCGGGGGAGCCGCCGGGATTGCCGGGCGCGTCGGCCCAGTTCTCCGGCCAGGCGGCATCCACCGCCAGGGATCGTCGCTCCAGCGCCCCGTCCGCTCCGCCCCAGGCCGGGGTGTAGGCGAGGGAGTCGGCCGTCCATCCTCCGGGAGCAAGCAGCAGGAGCAGGTCACCGCCGTTGTTCAGCGTGGGCATGGAAGGTACGGGAGCCGACGGTCCGCGCTGCGCGTAGGCGCCGGCAAGGGCGGCGGTATCCGCCGTCAGGACCAGCAGGCTGTCGGGAAAGAGCGCCAGGGTGTCGGCGGCCAGGGCGGCGCTGCCTGCGGCGTCGCCCACCCGCCAGCCCTGCAGGTTCAGAATGGAAGGACCGGTATTGACAATCTCCACGTACTCCGGTGCATCTCCGGGCGGGTCGAAGGCGAATTCGTTGAACAGAAGCTCTCCCGGAGCGGCTTCCCCGAATACCATAAAGTTCATGGTATCGGGCTCCACGGGCTCGCCCTCCAGGTCCGCCACACCCTCCAGCGAAAGTTCGTAGGCCGCCGAGGGAAGGGTGCCGTAATCCAGCAGCAGGGTATCGGGCGCCGGCAGGCTGAGGACAGGCGCAACACCGGGATCGGGGTTAAGCTTGAAATTTCCGGGCTCCGCCGAGGCGAGGTCCACTTCCCGGCTGAAGGCCAGCCGAAGCCCCTCCTGCGCCACGCGTAGGCCGGTCCACCGGAAGGGCGGCCGGTCAATTTTGAAATCGAAGAAGAAACGGTCGGCGCGGGTGGAAGTGTACCGCACGCGCACCCCGAAATGGGTGGACGAGTCATGGGTAAGATCGGTAACGGTCGCGCCGGCGTCCACCGGCTCGCCCAGGTAGCCGCGTGCCACGCGAAGGCTCCACGTCCCGCCGGCGCTGCGCTCCACGCGCAGCCGGTAGCCTTCCGCTGTGCCGGTTATCCGCGTGGTGTCGGCCAGCAGGTCGGTCGCCTCCCCCGCATCGTAGCGCACCAGCCTGAAATAATCGTCCCCGGCCTGGCCCACCTGCACGGCGTAGCCGCTGACCTCGTCCGCCAGCTCCTCCCGGTCGCTCATAAGAAATACCTCCGCCCGGTTGGAGCCCGAAGGCAGGAAGTCGTCCAGCATCACGAAAAACTCCCAGTAACCCGTGACCGCAGTAGATGGGGTGCTCAGCCAGGCGTCTTCGGTGTCAGGGCTGTCGAGCTGCAGCAGGTGGCCATGGGCGAATGGGCTGATCACAAAGCGCTCGTCGTGGCCGCTCCAGGCCGGGTTGGAGGTGAACTCCCCGTCCTCGAAACCGTCCTCGAAGTTGGCCGCCTGCCCGGAGGCGGAAGGCGCCGGCAGTAGAAGACATACCATGGCCACGAGCGGCAGCGCGGGAAGTCGCATGGGAGGGGAGAATGAATAGCGTTGAGGGAATATAAAAGGGGACGTGGAGGGATCAACCGCCACGTCCCGGAAGGACATTGAATTTGCTCTCTTATATCAACGGCTTAGAGATATCTGGGAAGATATCTGTAGTGTAGACCGCCGCGAAGGTAATTCCTTACAGAATCTTTAAGATTTTTAATATCATTGGGGTCTAACCCAGGTGCCCAACCCCAACAAGCCCAGCGACATGGATTTTCAGAACCGGAGCGTACCCTTTAAAATCGACGAGGTGGCCAGCGGTTTCCAGGAAGCCAACGGACTGCTGACGGCAACCAGGAAGGGGCTGGACCTGGAGTTCGAGGTCACCGACGCCTTCTTCGGGGTGTTCAAATCGGGCGTGAAGAACGTTTTCCTCTCCTTCGGGGACCTGCGTTCGGTCAGCTACAAGAAGGGCTGGTTCAGCGCCAAAATCATCCTCGAGGGCACGTCCATGAAGGTTTTCGACGATCTTCCCGGGACCGACGTGGCGACGGTCACCCTGAAGGTGAAGCGCAGGCACCGGGAGGATGCGCGTTCGGTCATCTCCCACGCGCGCATGATGCTTTCCGAACACCGCCTGCAGCAGCTGGAGGAAGGGGAGGAGGGTTAACAGGTCTTGCCAAGCGCGGCTGTGGGCTCCCTGCTACAGGTATCCTTTCCGCACCAGCAGCTCGGCATTCAGCACCGCCCCGCCTGCGGCGCCGCGCACTGTGTTGTGCGCCAGGGTTACGTAGCCGGCATCAAGCACGGTGCCCAGGCGCAGCCTTCCCACGCTGGCCTGCATGCCGTTTTCGCGGTAGGCCTGCAGCCGCGGCTGGGGAAAACGCTCCTCGGTGTAGAGCCGCACCGGCACCCTGGGGGAGGAGGGAAGGTCGAGCCCGGCTATGGGACTCTTCCAACTCGTGTAGGCCGCCCGAAGCTCCTCCAGGTCGCCCGGTTTGCGCTCTAGTCCCACGCTCACTGAAATCAGGTGTCCCTCAACAGTAGGCACGCGGACGGCTGTGGCCTGGATGGGGAAATCGGCGAACCGAACCTCCTCCTCCTGGCGATCGCCCAGCAGCTTGAGGGCCTCAGTCTGCACCTTCTCTTCCTCCCCGGCAATATGCGGCACGATATTGCCCAGAATGTCCATGCTGGACACCCCCGGGTAGCCGGCCCCGGAGACCGATTGCATGGAGGTGACCACTGCGGCGGTTACGCCAAAGGCGTCGTGCAGGGGCCGAAGGGACATGGCCAGGGGTACCGACACGCAGTTGGGATTGGTGAGAATCCACCCCTTGCCGTCGCCGCGGTAGCGCTGGCTGCGTACCAGCTCCGCGTGGTCCGGATTGACCTCGGGCACCAGCAGGGGCACAAGGTCGTCCATGCGGTGGTTTTTGGCGTTGGAGATGACCGGGATGCCCGCCTCGGCGAAGGAGCGCTCGATGCGCCCGGCCACCGATGAGTCAAGTCCGCTGAATACGAAATCCATGCCGCTGAAGCGACGGGGATCGCAGGTCATCACCTCCATATCGGCCACCTCCCCCGGTAACCCCGTGCTTTCGATCCAGTGGGCGGCCTCGCGGTAAGGCTTCCCGGCGGAGCGCTCGGAGGCGCCCAGGGCTGCCACGCGAAACCAAGGGTGGTTTTCGAGGAGGCGGATGAATTTCTGCCCGACCGCCCCGGTAGCGCCAAGGATGCCGGCCTGGAAGGTTTTCATGGGATGCTGTCTTTGGGATGCCGCCGCCCGGATTGCGACTTTCGGACGACCTTTCTTACTGTACAGAAAGGGAAAATACAGAGAAATGTCCAATTAACTAAAGAGCAGATTTTTTCTATCTTTGGGCTCTGTAAACGCGAGTCTTCCAACCCAAAATACCCTCATGTCCCTGACCGAACTTGACAGCCTCGATAAAATCGTCTCCCTGAGCAAAGCGCGCGGCTTTGTCTTCCAGTCGTCCGAGATTTACGGAGGACTCGGGGCGGTCTATGATTATGGTCCCCTGGGCGCCGAGCTCAAGCGTAACATTCGGGACCTCTGGTGGCACCATATGACCCGCCTGCACGACAACATCGTGGGACTCGATTCGGCCATTTTCATGCATCCGAAGGTGTGGGAGGCCAGCGGACACGTGGGCGGCTTCAACGATCCGATGATCGATGACAAGCAGTCCAACAAGCGCTACCGCGCCGATATGCTCATCGAGGGGTATATCGAGAAGCTTAAAGGCGACGGCAAGGAGGAGGAGGCCGCCGGGGTGCAGGAGCAGCTGGACACCGCCGGCAGCCGCGAGGGGATCTGTGAGGACCTTCACGCCATCATCATGGAGCACGAAATCCGCGCCCCCGGGTCGGGCGCCTTCGAGTGGACCGACGTGCGGCAGTTCAATTTAATGTTTAAGACGCAGTTTGGCGCCACCTCCTCCGGGGAGGACGGCGATTCGGTCTACCTGCGGCCCGAAACGGCCCAGGGCATCTTCGTGAATTTCAAAAACGTCATGGACACCTCCCGCCAGCAGATCCCCTTCGGCATCGCGCAGGTGGGCAAGGCCTTCCGCAACGAGGTGGTGGCCCGGCAGTTCGTCTTCCGCATGCGCGAGTTTGAGCAGATGGAGATGCAGTACTTCGTGGAGCCCGGCAATGACGAGGAGCTCTACGAGGAGTGGCTCGACAAGCGGTTCGACTGGCACAAGGCCCTGGGCATCCGCCCCAGGAAACTGGATATCCACCGGCATCCCGAAGACAAGCTGGCCCACTACGCCGCCGCCGCGGCCGACATCGTCTACGACTATCCCATCGGCTGGCAGGAGGTGGAGGGCGTGCACAACCGCACCGACTTTGACCTCAGCCGCCAGGCCGAGTTCTCGGGCAAGAAGCTGGAGTACTTCGACCAGGCCGAGCAGAAGCGCTACACGCCCTACGTGGTGGAGACATCGGTGGGACTCGACCGCCTGGTCATGATGGCCCTGTGCGACGCCTACCGCGAGGAGGAGGTGGACGGCGACACCCGCACGGTCCTGAAACTGAACCCGAAGATCGCCCCCACCAAAATCGGCATCTTTCCCCTCATCAAGAAGGACAAGCTGCAGGACCTGGCCCACAAGATCACCGACGACCTGCGCAAGGATTACAACGTGCTATACGACGAGTCGGGCTCGATCGGCAAGCGCTACCGCCGCCAGGACGAGGCGGGCACGCCCTTCTGCGTGACGGTAGACTTCGACGGGGTGGAGTCGGAGGGCGAGGATACGGTCACCATCCGCTACCGCGACGACATGACCCAGGACCGTGTGGCGGTCAGCCGCCTGCGCGAGGTCCTCTCCGACAAGATGGAGAGCTGGGAGCCCGAAGACTGAGTGCGCCGGCGCATTACATGCCTGCCTGCGCGCGCAGCCATTCGGTAAGTGTGGACAGGAATCCTTCCGTAAAGGACTTCTCCAGGGAGGCATACTCGCTTGGCGCCCCGCTTTCCGCTTCCTGGAACAGGTGGTTGGCCTGCGGAAAGATCTCGATACGGTAATCAACCCCCGACCGGTCCAGTGCGCTGCGAATGAGCTCTGCATTGGGGTCCTCTTTCACCTGCATGTCTTTGGCGCCGAAAAGGGCCAGCGCCGGGACGCGCAAGGCGCTCAGGTCCGACGCTGGATCGTAGTCTACGAAAGAGGAAAAGGCCGGGCTGACGAGGGTCTCCATTTGGATGCGGACCTGGTTGTCGGCGTGCTGTTCCGGATCGGGGATGGCGGAGCGGGAGCTCTCGGGCAGGGCGGCGATCTGCTCCAGGATCTGTTCTTTCATCCATTTCTTCAGCTCGCTCAGGTCTCTGCTCCCGCGCAGCGTATCGAAAACGGCCTCCTGCATGGCCACCTGTTCCTTTATCAGCGCCTCTGGCGTGTTCTGCTGCTCCAGCAGGGTGCGAACCTGGGCGACGACGACGTCGGCCAGGGGCCGGGCCGGGGAGGCCATCAGCACTACGAAATCCACCGGGGGCTGCGGCTCGGCGGCGATGCTGCCCGCAATGATGCCGCCCTGGGAGTGTCCCAGCAGCCCCATGCGCTCCCCGTCCACCCCGGGATGTTCCTGCAGACGGGTGAGGATGGCGCGGGTGTCAGCGAGATGGTCCTCCATGGAACTCTGTGCAAAGTCGCCTGTTGAGCCCCCCACGCCTCGGTCGTCAAAGCGGTAGACGGCAAAGCCGTTGCGCGTCAGGTGGTCGGCCAGCGTACCGAAAATTTCGAAACCGAAAATCTCCTCGTCGCGGTTCTGGGGTCCGCTTCCCGTAAGCAGTACCAGGAGGGGCGCGGGTTTGCCATCCTGCGGCAGGGTGAGGGTGCCGGCCAGGGTCACCTCCCCGTTCTTCACGGAGAGTTCCTCTATGCGGTAGGGCGGAGGCTCCGGCGCGCGATCCTGCATGCCGGGCTCGCCGCCCTCCCCATCATCCTCCAGCACCCTTTTCAGCTCGAAAGGGAAAGCCATGCCCGCCTGGTGAAAGGTGCCCGAAATGAGGGTGTCCCCGCTGAATTCGCCGTCGAACATCACCATGCCCGCGCCGGCGTTAAAGCGAAAGGAAACCGAGTCCCCCGCCACGGCGATGTCCACCAGCTGCAGCCCCCGGGCCCCCTGCTGGGGAATGTCAATGGTGCCGGTGCGCGCAGTGTCGCCCACCTCCGCGAAGTGGGTCTGTATGGTGAGGCGGGTGCCCTGCACGTCGATGTGACCCTCCCAGTCTCCGGCCAGCCGGTGATCGGTTTGCTGGGCTGATGCGCTGACCGGTGTCAGGGAGCTGAGCAGGAGTGTGAGCAGCAGGGCGGAATATGCAAAGCTTGGTATTTTCATGGGGAGAGTTTCAAGTTTTGGGTTGGCGGATGGTCGGCGATGCGGTTCTCAGTTCTCGGGCTGGCTTTTGAAGAGCCAGAAGGAGTAGGCGAGGGGTACAATGGCCATGACCATCACCCCGGCGAAAAAGAGCTTGGAGTAGACCGCCGCGGGAACGAAAAAGGCCACTACCAGCAGCAGGAGGGAGGTCCCAATCCAGAGCTTGCTGCCGAGCTCGTGGGTCTTGCGCCAGTTGTCGGGGTCCTCCAGGGTCCACGGCGTACGCAGACCGATGAAGTAGTTGGGCTTGAGCGTGCGCAGGTAATTCCCAAAGATCAGAAACAGCAGGGTGACCAGCAGGAAGACCATGAAACTCTGGTCCCATCCCGGCTTGAATGTGGGCATGATCATGACGGTGTACATGCCCAGGAAGAAAAGCGGCAGTAGAAGCCGGAGGGCCGGGAGGGGCTTCTGGTCGATGGAAATCCGCTTTTTGGGATCAATAAGGGGAACCACGAGGATGAGCAGGTAGGTGACGATGGCGAAGAGGGGAAACCACCAGAGGACGAAGCTTTTGTCCGAAAAACCGTCAGCTTGCCCCTGGATATTCCAATGCGTGGGCACCTGATCTGGCACCTGGCCGCCTATGAAAGGTATGAGCACATAGGGGAGCAGCAGGAGCAACAGGATGTACCATTCTTTCTTGAGCGTGGCAAGCAGTTTCATGACGTCAGTCCTTGTTTTGGTTGACCAGTTCGAAAATCCAGTTGGCGGCCCCCTCCAACACCGTGGTGTTGAGCGAGTAGGTGATGAACTGCCCGTCCCGCTCGCGGTGCACCAGCTTGGCGCGGTGCAGGATCACCAGGTGATGGGAGATGCTCGGCTTACTGATGTCAAAGGCCTCTGCGATCTCGCCCGCGGTGAGATCCCTGGACTTCAACATCTTGAGGATGCCGCGCCGCGTGGGGTCGTTGAGAGCTTTAAACAGGTTATTCATTTAGATAATTAGATAAATGTCTAATTACACAATACAAAATACGGACATGCTGCACAAGATGTTTCACGTGGGAGGGAGCCCGGACTCCTGCTACATGCCGGGGTTGGCGATGCCGATCTCCCCGCAGGCGATGCGCGCGCCGGCCGCCCCGGAGGGCTGGGAGGTGAAATCGTCGGCGCCCGCATGCAGGATCACGCCCCGGCCCATGATGGAGTTGGGTCCGTCGAGCGAGAGGCGGCTGTCCGTAAAGTCGATCTGGGCGGTGCCGCCTTCCGTGGCGGTAATGTTGCCCATGTCGCCCATATGGCGTTCGGCGTCATCCGGCGCACCGTGTGATGTGTCGGCGGGGTTGTAGTGTCCTCCCGCCGAGGTGCCGTCCGCCGCGCGGCAGTCGCCGTAGCGGTGTACGTGAAAGCCGTGTTCGCCGGAGGAGAGGCCGGTCAGCGAGCCCTGCACGCGCACGCCCTCGGGGGTCCCGGTAAAGGTTACCGTGCCGGCGGCCTGGTTGCCCTGGGTGGGCTGCAGGATGGCCACGGCCGAATCCACCGAAGCGGATTGCGTCATGGTGCCTGAGGTTGCCGTGTCAGCGGATTCACCGCTATCGCCCTGGGGCGTGCAGCCCGCGGCGAAAAGAAGAGCGATGCACAAGATGCCGAATGCCCTGGTAGATGTCGTAAGCATAAAATAGAGTCGTTGTGGTTCGTTGATTTCGGAATAGCTGTAACAAGCAACGCAATCCTGTCATTCATTCTAAAAGTTTGTATCATCGACCGAACGCTATTCGTAACAAACTTTTACGCGACTTTATGGCTGACGCACTTGCTCCCTTCCACCTCGCCTTTCCCGTGTCCGATCTCGAACAGACCCTCACCTTCTACCGTGACGTGCTGGGCTGCGAGACCGGGCGAAGCTCCGACAAATGGATCGACTTCAACTTCTGGGGCCACCAGGTCGTGGCGCACCTGAGTCCAGAGGAGGCGGGAAAGAGCGGCACCAACGAGGTGGACGGCCACGCGGTGCCGGCCAAGCACTTCGGGCTGATCCTGGAGTGGGAGGATTGGGAGGCACTGGCCGAACGGCTGCAGGATGCCGATATCGATTTCATTATTGAGCCCTACGTGCGTTTCGAGGGCAAGCCCGGCGAGCAGGCCACCATGTTCTTCACCGATCCCAGCGGCAACGCTCTGGAGTTCAAGGCCTTCCGCAACAAGGAGCAGATCTTCGCAAAATAAGCTGACCCGACTCCCCGACTTTCTGACTTCCCGACTTCCCGACTTCCCGACTTTTCGACTTATAGACTTTCAGACTTCAAACTCTTCCTCGATTTCGGCGGCTTCCACAGCCAGTTCCTCCCACCGGCTGTAGCGGTCGGTGAGTTTCTGTTTGACCGCGTCGTATTCCTGTGACACCTCTTTCGCCTTTTCGGTATCGTCGTAAAAGTCTGGTTCGGCCATGGCCTCCTCGATTTCCTGCTGGCGTTTTTCCAGTTTTTCGATCTCCTGCTCCACCGAATCGATTTTGCTGCGGATGGGCTTGAGGCGGCGTGACTTTTTCTTGCGCTTCTCGGCCTCGATGCGTCGCTCCTCCTTACGGGTGAGGCTGCGCTCCCCGGCTTCGCGGGCCTCCCCTGAGGCGCCGTCGCCCGGACCGTTTCCTGCCTGTGCGACTCCCCCGCTGCCGCCCGCGGGTCCCCCCGTCCCGTCACGGTCGGAACCGTAGATATTTTCGCCCTCTTCTTCCTTTTTCTTCTCCAGGTAGTAAGATACGTTGCCCAGGAAGGTGCGCGTGCCTTCGGGCTGCACCTCCAGGGTTTTGTCCACGATGGGGTCCAGGAAATCACGGTCGTGGGAGACGATCATGTAGGAGCCTTCGTACTGCCGGAGGGCCTGCTGGAGGATCTCCTTGGACTGCATGTCGAGGTGGTTGGTGGGCTCGTCGAAGATCAGGAAATTGGCCGGCATCAGCAGTATGCGCGCCAGTGCCAGGCGGCTCTTCTCCCCGCCGGAGAGCATGGAGACCTTTTTGAAGACATCGTCGCCCTGAAAGAGAAAGCATCCCAGTATGGTACGCAGGCGCGTCTCCGGTTCGTAGGGTGCGATGGCGCGCATCACCTCCAGGGCTTCCTTGCCGGGATCCAGCTCATCGGCCTGGTGCTGGGCGAAGTAGGCGGCCTGCA encodes the following:
- the asd gene encoding aspartate-semialdehyde dehydrogenase, whose product is MKTFQAGILGATGAVGQKFIRLLENHPWFRVAALGASERSAGKPYREAAHWIESTGLPGEVADMEVMTCDPRRFSGMDFVFSGLDSSVAGRIERSFAEAGIPVISNAKNHRMDDLVPLLVPEVNPDHAELVRSQRYRGDGKGWILTNPNCVSVPLAMSLRPLHDAFGVTAAVVTSMQSVSGAGYPGVSSMDILGNIVPHIAGEEEKVQTEALKLLGDRQEEEVRFADFPIQATAVRVPTVEGHLISVSVGLERKPGDLEELRAAYTSWKSPIAGLDLPSSPRVPVRLYTEERFPQPRLQAYRENGMQASVGRLRLGTVLDAGYVTLAHNTVRGAAGGAVLNAELLVRKGYL
- a CDS encoding glycine--tRNA ligase, whose protein sequence is MSLTELDSLDKIVSLSKARGFVFQSSEIYGGLGAVYDYGPLGAELKRNIRDLWWHHMTRLHDNIVGLDSAIFMHPKVWEASGHVGGFNDPMIDDKQSNKRYRADMLIEGYIEKLKGDGKEEEAAGVQEQLDTAGSREGICEDLHAIIMEHEIRAPGSGAFEWTDVRQFNLMFKTQFGATSSGEDGDSVYLRPETAQGIFVNFKNVMDTSRQQIPFGIAQVGKAFRNEVVARQFVFRMREFEQMEMQYFVEPGNDEELYEEWLDKRFDWHKALGIRPRKLDIHRHPEDKLAHYAAAAADIVYDYPIGWQEVEGVHNRTDFDLSRQAEFSGKKLEYFDQAEQKRYTPYVVETSVGLDRLVMMALCDAYREEEVDGDTRTVLKLNPKIAPTKIGIFPLIKKDKLQDLAHKITDDLRKDYNVLYDESGSIGKRYRRQDEAGTPFCVTVDFDGVESEGEDTVTIRYRDDMTQDRVAVSRLREVLSDKMESWEPED
- a CDS encoding alpha/beta fold hydrolase; translated protein: MKIPSFAYSALLLTLLLSSLTPVSASAQQTDHRLAGDWEGHIDVQGTRLTIQTHFAEVGDTARTGTIDIPQQGARGLQLVDIAVAGDSVSFRFNAGAGMVMFDGEFSGDTLISGTFHQAGMAFPFELKRVLEDDGEGGEPGMQDRAPEPPPYRIEELSVKNGEVTLAGTLTLPQDGKPAPLLVLLTGSGPQNRDEEIFGFEIFGTLADHLTRNGFAVYRFDDRGVGGSTGDFAQSSMEDHLADTRAILTRLQEHPGVDGERMGLLGHSQGGIIAGSIAAEPQPPVDFVVLMASPARPLADVVVAQVRTLLEQQNTPEALIKEQVAMQEAVFDTLRGSRDLSELKKWMKEQILEQIAALPESSRSAIPDPEQHADNQVRIQMETLVSPAFSSFVDYDPASDLSALRVPALALFGAKDMQVKEDPNAELIRSALDRSGVDYRIEIFPQANHLFQEAESGAPSEYASLEKSFTEGFLSTLTEWLRAQAGM
- a CDS encoding SdpI family protein, whose protein sequence is MKLLATLKKEWYILLLLLLPYVLIPFIGGQVPDQVPTHWNIQGQADGFSDKSFVLWWFPLFAIVTYLLILVVPLIDPKKRISIDQKPLPALRLLLPLFFLGMYTVMIMPTFKPGWDQSFMVFLLVTLLFLIFGNYLRTLKPNYFIGLRTPWTLEDPDNWRKTHELGSKLWIGTSLLLLVVAFFVPAAVYSKLFFAGVMVMAIVPLAYSFWLFKSQPEN
- a CDS encoding autorepressor SdpR family transcription factor; its protein translation is MNNLFKALNDPTRRGILKMLKSRDLTAGEIAEAFDISKPSISHHLVILHRAKLVHRERDGQFITYSLNTTVLEGAANWIFELVNQNKD
- a CDS encoding superoxide dismutase family protein; translation: MLTTSTRAFGILCIALLFAAGCTPQGDSGESADTATSGTMTQSASVDSAVAILQPTQGNQAAGTVTFTGTPEGVRVQGSLTGLSSGEHGFHVHRYGDCRAADGTSAGGHYNPADTSHGAPDDAERHMGDMGNITATEGGTAQIDFTDSRLSLDGPNSIMGRGVILHAGADDFTSQPSGAAGARIACGEIGIANPGM
- a CDS encoding VOC family protein; the encoded protein is MADALAPFHLAFPVSDLEQTLTFYRDVLGCETGRSSDKWIDFNFWGHQVVAHLSPEEAGKSGTNEVDGHAVPAKHFGLILEWEDWEALAERLQDADIDFIIEPYVRFEGKPGEQATMFFTDPSGNALEFKAFRNKEQIFAK